A DNA window from Porphyromonas gingivalis ATCC 33277 contains the following coding sequences:
- a CDS encoding lactate utilization protein B: MSTKHSEAAARFLENKAGAKWHDETLWMVRHKRDIQRDTVPEWEDLRQLAHDIKRYNVTHLDELLLRFEENARRNGVIVHWAKDAKEHNEILYGILRDHGVKKFVKSKSMLTEECHLNEYLIEKGINVIETDLGERILQLMEEPPSHIVMPAIHIKREAVSDLFHDKLGTEKGNYDPTYLTRAARKSLREDFISADAAMTGGNFAVASTGEVVVCTNEGNADMGMACQKLNICSFGLEKLVPDLDAVGVFTRLLARSGTGQPSTTYTAHYRKPHEGGELHYIIVDNGRTDIIENEEHVKTLNCIRCGACMNTCPVYRRSGGYSYTYFIPGPIGINLGMLKDPRRYSDNVSACSLCLSCSNVCPVKIDLGEQIYRWRQDLDHLGRASQEKKLMSAGMKYLMDSSWRFNTALKMAPIANSLPRFLLYNGLNAWGKGRELPRFASTSFNNWWKKNIKK, from the coding sequence ATGAGTACGAAGCATAGCGAAGCGGCTGCCCGCTTTTTGGAGAATAAGGCCGGAGCCAAGTGGCATGACGAGACGCTCTGGATGGTGCGTCACAAACGCGACATCCAGCGTGATACGGTGCCGGAGTGGGAAGATCTGCGCCAACTGGCTCATGACATCAAACGCTACAATGTGACACACTTGGATGAGCTGCTACTGCGATTTGAAGAAAATGCTCGTCGCAACGGTGTCATCGTCCATTGGGCTAAGGACGCCAAGGAGCACAACGAGATCCTGTATGGCATTCTGCGTGATCATGGCGTCAAAAAATTCGTGAAGAGCAAATCCATGCTTACGGAGGAGTGCCACCTGAACGAATATCTTATAGAAAAGGGTATAAACGTGATCGAAACGGACCTCGGCGAGCGTATCCTCCAGCTTATGGAAGAACCTCCGAGCCACATCGTGATGCCGGCTATCCATATCAAACGCGAGGCTGTAAGCGATCTATTCCATGACAAGTTGGGTACGGAGAAGGGCAATTACGACCCTACGTATCTGACACGTGCAGCACGCAAAAGCCTGCGCGAAGACTTTATCAGCGCGGATGCAGCAATGACGGGCGGCAACTTTGCCGTTGCCTCTACAGGCGAAGTGGTCGTTTGCACTAATGAGGGCAATGCCGATATGGGTATGGCTTGTCAGAAATTGAACATTTGCTCTTTCGGGCTGGAGAAATTGGTACCCGACTTGGATGCCGTAGGGGTATTCACCCGACTTCTGGCGCGTTCGGGTACGGGACAGCCCTCTACCACCTATACGGCACACTACCGCAAGCCTCATGAAGGTGGAGAGCTACACTATATCATCGTGGACAACGGAAGGACGGACATCATCGAAAATGAGGAGCACGTAAAAACGCTCAACTGCATAAGATGCGGTGCATGTATGAATACGTGTCCCGTCTATCGTCGCTCCGGCGGTTATTCCTACACTTATTTCATCCCCGGGCCTATCGGGATCAATCTGGGGATGCTCAAGGATCCGCGTCGGTATAGCGATAATGTATCGGCCTGCTCGCTCTGTCTCTCCTGTTCGAATGTGTGCCCTGTGAAAATCGACCTCGGTGAGCAGATCTATCGTTGGCGTCAGGATTTGGATCATTTGGGGCGTGCCAGCCAAGAGAAAAAGCTGATGTCGGCCGGTATGAAATACCTGATGGATAGTTCGTGGCGTTTCAATACGGCTCTGAAAATGGCTCCCATAGCCAACAGTCTGCCTCGGTTCCTGCTGTACAACGGCCTGAACGCATGGGGCAAGGGGCGCGAATTGCCTCGCTTTGCCTCTACTTCGTTCAATAATTGGTGGAAGAAGAATATCAAGAAGTAA
- a CDS encoding LutC/YkgG family protein: MDSRQIILDRIKQHTKQREPKPEMNFTPITYPDKVARFIEISRAVGGDAIELQPGQDINEVIRAAYPDAKRIGSALPYIHIATYKPDEVENPGDMNGTDLAVIEGEIGVCENGCVWVDQTIQKRAMFFISEYLVIVLDKTKLVHNMHEAYKRVAEIDSQSPYSCFISGPSKTADIEQSLVIGAHGARGAIVILK, translated from the coding sequence ATGGACAGCAGACAAATCATATTAGACAGAATCAAACAGCACACCAAGCAGCGTGAGCCGAAACCGGAGATGAACTTTACTCCCATTACCTATCCGGACAAGGTGGCCCGCTTCATCGAAATATCGCGTGCAGTCGGTGGCGATGCCATAGAGCTTCAGCCCGGACAGGACATTAACGAAGTGATCAGAGCCGCATATCCCGATGCCAAACGGATCGGATCGGCCCTTCCATACATTCATATAGCTACCTACAAACCGGATGAAGTAGAGAATCCGGGCGACATGAACGGTACTGACTTGGCTGTTATCGAAGGTGAAATAGGGGTGTGCGAGAACGGATGTGTATGGGTGGATCAGACGATACAGAAGCGAGCCATGTTTTTTATTTCGGAATACCTGGTTATCGTCTTGGACAAGACAAAGCTCGTACACAACATGCACGAGGCTTATAAACGTGTGGCCGAAATAGATTCGCAGTCTCCATACTCCTGCTTTATCAGTGGGCCCTCCAAGACTGCCGATATAGAACAATCTCTGGTAATCGGGGCACATGGTGCCCGCGGAGCCATCGTGATATTGAAATAA
- a CDS encoding PaaI family thioesterase — MDKKSFQEYYATGFSHCYGCGTSNEHGLHVKSYWAEEHPDETVAYFRPDSHHTGGFPGFVYGGLIAAILDCHGNGTAAAAGYRFQSRPMDSEPNLRYVTANLNLNYRRPTPMGVDLELRAHIKEVTDRKVLMELSLIAEGQVTVEGSMLSVLLPEKK, encoded by the coding sequence ATGGATAAGAAATCTTTTCAGGAATATTATGCCACCGGTTTTAGCCATTGCTATGGTTGTGGCACATCGAACGAGCACGGTCTGCACGTAAAGAGTTATTGGGCGGAAGAGCATCCGGATGAGACGGTAGCGTATTTCCGCCCCGATTCGCATCATACGGGAGGATTCCCCGGCTTTGTCTATGGAGGGCTGATTGCCGCTATCCTTGACTGCCATGGCAATGGTACCGCAGCCGCTGCAGGTTATCGTTTTCAAAGTCGCCCGATGGATTCGGAGCCGAATCTGAGATACGTGACAGCTAATCTGAATCTCAACTATCGCCGTCCTACCCCGATGGGAGTAGACTTGGAGCTACGCGCCCATATCAAAGAGGTAACGGACCGGAAAGTACTGATGGAGCTATCGCTCATTGCAGAAGGGCAGGTAACGGTGGAAGGGAGCATGCTATCCGTCCTGCTGCCCGAAAAGAAGTAG
- the lysA gene encoding diaminopimelate decarboxylase, translating into MKTPFYFYDLTLLERTLSALARSAGRHDVAIHYALKANNHPRILQTIGAAGFGADCVSGWEIEAAIEAGFPASDIFFAGVGKSDEEILLALEARIGAFVVESVPELLNIERLAGSKNDIAPILLRLNPEVDAHTHSHITTGLAENKFGLLPEDAFALMPHLLQSGSLVWRGLHFHIGSQIRSAKVFEELCEKTNRILASFRTAGYSPDIIDMGGGLGINYDEPEAEPIPDFATYIERYRRMIETGEARLHIEPGRSVVAQCGSLITQVLYIKEGKAKKFAIVDAGMTDLVRPALYEAHHQIRLVQPGEWTMRATSPSAALTEKYDVVGPICESSDVFERELLMPELKRGDYLAIRSAGAYGAVMASSYNMRPLPGSLFSDEQ; encoded by the coding sequence ATGAAAACACCTTTCTATTTTTATGATCTGACACTCTTGGAGAGGACGCTTTCCGCGCTCGCCCGGAGTGCAGGAAGGCACGATGTTGCCATTCACTATGCGCTCAAGGCGAACAATCATCCTCGTATTTTGCAGACGATTGGTGCTGCCGGCTTCGGGGCGGACTGTGTGAGCGGATGGGAGATAGAAGCGGCTATCGAGGCAGGCTTTCCCGCTTCCGATATTTTTTTTGCCGGAGTAGGCAAAAGCGATGAAGAGATTTTGCTTGCTTTAGAGGCGCGGATAGGTGCTTTCGTAGTAGAGAGTGTGCCCGAATTGCTGAACATCGAACGATTGGCCGGATCGAAGAACGACATCGCTCCGATATTGCTTCGGCTCAATCCGGAGGTCGATGCGCATACGCACAGCCATATAACGACAGGATTGGCAGAAAACAAATTCGGTCTTTTGCCCGAAGATGCGTTTGCACTGATGCCCCACCTTTTACAGTCCGGATCGCTGGTATGGAGAGGATTGCACTTCCATATTGGATCGCAGATACGGTCAGCCAAGGTTTTTGAGGAGCTATGCGAAAAGACCAATCGCATCCTTGCTTCTTTCCGTACGGCCGGCTATTCCCCTGACATTATAGATATGGGAGGCGGGCTTGGTATCAATTATGACGAGCCGGAGGCCGAACCGATACCTGATTTTGCCACTTATATCGAGCGGTATCGACGGATGATAGAGACCGGTGAGGCTCGGCTGCATATCGAACCCGGGCGTTCGGTGGTGGCACAATGCGGCAGTCTGATTACTCAAGTGCTGTACATCAAAGAAGGAAAGGCAAAAAAGTTTGCCATAGTGGATGCCGGTATGACCGACCTCGTCCGTCCGGCTTTGTATGAGGCGCATCACCAAATCCGGTTGGTGCAACCCGGAGAATGGACGATGCGTGCGACTTCTCCCTCAGCGGCTCTGACAGAGAAATACGATGTTGTCGGCCCTATCTGCGAATCCAGCGATGTATTCGAGCGTGAATTGCTCATGCCCGAACTCAAACGCGGCGATTATCTGGCTATTCGTTCGGCCGGAGCATATGGAGCCGTGATGGCTTCTTCCTATAATATGCGTCCGCTACCGGGAAGTCTTTTCTCAGATGAGCAATAA
- the menA gene encoding 1,4-dihydroxy-2-naphthoate octaprenyltransferase: MSNNGSPPRLKAWLALLRPHTLPASVSPVVVAIAYAIADGNFRWPQAALALIVAVSAQTVSNIANDWFDYKKGADTDQRVGFESGISKGWLSERQVLAALFSFLFLLGLSGFLLCAISNWWLLVVGVVVAIGALSYSAGPYPLAYHGLGEIAVFIFFGLIPVLFTYYVQAESFPSDLWHLGAAMGFAGVNILIVNNYRDYEEDRKSGKRTILVKKGRDLGPKLYLACGLLSMMVLYPFFSAGGLLLLLLYLAFFMTNYRRLLREEGTALNALLVRTAKALSLLAFVAIAMLFLAR; the protein is encoded by the coding sequence ATGAGCAATAACGGATCACCCCCGCGTCTCAAAGCTTGGCTCGCTTTGCTACGGCCTCATACCCTGCCGGCATCTGTCAGTCCTGTCGTTGTAGCCATTGCTTATGCTATAGCTGACGGCAATTTTCGCTGGCCACAGGCCGCTTTGGCTTTGATCGTAGCGGTGTCTGCCCAAACGGTCAGCAATATAGCCAACGATTGGTTCGATTATAAGAAGGGTGCGGATACCGATCAGCGTGTAGGCTTTGAAAGTGGGATCTCCAAAGGTTGGTTGTCGGAGCGACAGGTTCTCGCAGCTCTTTTCTCTTTTCTTTTTCTGCTCGGCCTTAGCGGTTTTCTGCTTTGCGCCATTAGCAACTGGTGGTTGCTGGTCGTGGGAGTCGTTGTAGCCATTGGAGCTTTGTCGTATAGTGCCGGTCCTTATCCTTTGGCCTATCATGGGTTGGGCGAAATCGCAGTCTTCATTTTTTTCGGTCTGATCCCTGTCCTCTTCACCTATTACGTTCAGGCCGAAAGTTTCCCCTCCGATCTTTGGCATTTGGGCGCGGCGATGGGATTTGCCGGAGTCAATATCCTCATCGTGAACAACTATCGGGACTATGAAGAAGACCGCAAGAGTGGCAAGCGTACGATCCTCGTAAAGAAAGGACGCGACCTCGGTCCGAAACTCTATCTCGCCTGCGGTCTGCTTTCCATGATGGTGCTTTATCCTTTCTTTTCGGCCGGTGGTTTGCTGCTTCTGCTGCTTTATCTTGCTTTTTTCATGACCAATTACCGCCGTCTTCTTCGAGAGGAGGGTACGGCGTTGAACGCGCTTCTTGTCCGTACGGCAAAGGCTCTTTCCCTGCTGGCTTTCGTTGCGATAGCCATGCTTTTCCTTGCTCGATAA
- a CDS encoding BlaI/MecI/CopY family transcriptional regulator yields MPKEIERLTTIEEDTMNIIWQLGTCNIRQVLAEVPEPKPPYTTLASVFKNLERKHYIKPFREGKTYHYRICISREEYATRTMHRMVDNYFTGSYKHLVQFFAAGSDISVKDLREVIDMIEKGEESE; encoded by the coding sequence ATGCCGAAAGAGATCGAACGACTGACTACGATAGAGGAAGATACGATGAATATCATCTGGCAACTGGGGACATGCAACATTCGTCAGGTACTGGCCGAAGTGCCGGAGCCTAAACCTCCTTACACGACCCTTGCGTCGGTATTCAAAAATCTGGAACGCAAACACTATATCAAACCTTTTCGCGAGGGAAAAACCTACCATTATCGTATCTGTATCTCCCGCGAAGAGTATGCTACACGAACCATGCACCGCATGGTGGACAACTACTTCACGGGCAGCTATAAGCATCTGGTACAGTTTTTTGCCGCCGGTAGCGATATTTCCGTGAAGGATCTGCGCGAAGTGATCGATATGATCGAAAAAGGAGAGGAAAGCGAGTAG
- a CDS encoding M56 family metallopeptidase — protein MTYTLVLYMAVASIGLALFWIFERLMIHGNTHCRLRRAYYLGGFVSVVVLPFLGYFLPSWPSLFIQNRSVGMEILRSIEIVLPEALVRTAGADAIPAVSPLLRGLFLAWLLGIGVLLIRFGIRLRSLLCLICGAERAEIEGVPVYFAPRVRMPFSFCGRIYLPTDLRSYPSVRNVLIHEQEHTRATHFVDLLIAEVACMLFWFNPFAWALKRDMQRNLEFLADRAVLLRGVSRREYQYELLGFTLEVAAGPLCSSYNINDLKERIRMMNKTKSNRAAGAKYLVALPLAALMLLSGKWLWAGNAVSEVREVVATVASDPAPLSDAPDISLQQDEDPVCSELDTPPSFPGGISKLMHFLSKNLKYPEQSAKNGIEGKVVVSFVVEKDGRLTNIQIEKSVAPELDAEAIRVISAMPKWNPGKQKGKTVRTSVAQPVRFRLK, from the coding sequence ATGACATACACCCTTGTTTTATATATGGCAGTGGCTTCTATCGGCCTGGCTCTCTTCTGGATATTCGAGAGGCTGATGATCCATGGCAATACCCACTGTCGTCTTCGTCGTGCCTACTATCTGGGAGGGTTCGTCTCGGTAGTCGTCTTGCCTTTCCTGGGCTATTTCCTTCCCTCTTGGCCGAGCTTATTTATCCAAAACAGGTCGGTCGGGATGGAGATACTCCGTTCCATCGAGATCGTATTGCCCGAGGCTTTGGTCAGAACGGCGGGGGCGGATGCTATTCCTGCTGTCTCGCCTCTCCTTCGGGGCCTGTTCTTGGCTTGGTTACTTGGCATAGGCGTACTGCTGATTCGTTTCGGTATTCGCCTCCGTTCCCTCCTGTGTCTTATTTGCGGTGCCGAACGGGCGGAGATAGAGGGTGTACCCGTTTACTTTGCTCCTCGTGTAAGGATGCCGTTCAGCTTCTGTGGGCGTATTTATCTTCCGACCGATCTGCGGTCATACCCTTCTGTGAGAAATGTTCTTATCCATGAACAAGAACATACCCGAGCAACGCACTTTGTCGATCTTTTGATCGCCGAAGTGGCATGCATGCTGTTTTGGTTCAATCCGTTTGCTTGGGCTTTGAAGCGCGATATGCAGCGCAATTTGGAGTTTTTGGCCGATCGGGCTGTGCTCCTCAGAGGCGTGAGCAGACGCGAATATCAATATGAATTGTTGGGATTTACGCTGGAGGTCGCGGCCGGACCTCTGTGTAGTTCTTACAATATAAACGACTTAAAAGAAAGAATCAGAATGATGAACAAAACGAAATCCAATCGTGCGGCCGGAGCCAAGTATCTTGTCGCACTCCCGTTGGCTGCCCTTATGCTTCTGAGCGGTAAATGGCTGTGGGCGGGCAATGCCGTATCCGAAGTCCGGGAAGTAGTAGCAACCGTTGCGAGCGATCCCGCCCCCTTGTCTGATGCTCCTGACATCTCCCTGCAGCAGGACGAGGATCCTGTGTGTTCCGAGCTAGATACTCCACCATCTTTCCCCGGGGGAATATCCAAGCTGATGCACTTTCTGAGTAAGAACTTAAAATATCCGGAGCAATCTGCAAAGAACGGCATCGAAGGTAAAGTCGTGGTCTCGTTTGTTGTCGAAAAAGACGGCAGACTGACTAACATACAAATAGAAAAAAGCGTAGCACCCGAATTGGACGCAGAAGCCATAAGGGTGATTTCGGCCATGCCGAAGTGGAATCCCGGCAAACAGAAAGGCAAGACAGTGCGTACGAGCGTAGCCCAACCAGTCAGATTCCGCCTGAAATAA
- a CDS encoding DUF1661 domain-containing protein, which translates to MARKNFTSQTKSKIFPRHVFQNHGSQSFGTTNKTLGAIGLFISARVVKFDRSQQCPKPYSA; encoded by the coding sequence TTGGCTCGCAAAAATTTCACTTCTCAAACCAAAAGCAAAATTTTCCCGCGCCACGTTTTTCAGAACCACGGATCACAATCTTTTGGCACCACAAATAAAACTCTCGGAGCCATCGGTCTTTTTATCTCCGCAAGGGTGGTAAAATTCGACCGATCACAACAATGCCCTAAACCTTATTCGGCTTAG
- a CDS encoding IS5 family transposase yields the protein MAYQFKNTDEHVTFADALLSKRYRKAQNDFLNQVDRLIDWRPIRTLINKKYTKRQNAIGAPAYDVILLFKMLLLETWYNLSDCALEERINDSITFSRFLGLKMEEVSPDHSTISRFRSALTELGLMDKLLAQFNKQLSRHHISVREGVLVDASLVETPHKPNGTITIEVADDREDNRSEEEKEAEEDYQKQVVRQRKGTDEEARWVYKQKRYHYGYKKHCLTNVQGIVQKVITTAANRSDTKEFIPLLQGANIPQGTAVLADKGYACGENRSYLQTHHLQDGIMHKAQRNRALTEEEKQRNKAIGPIRSTIERTFGSIRRWFHGGRCRYRGLAKTHTQNVLESIAFNLYRTPGIIMSSSVG from the coding sequence ATGGCATACCAATTCAAGAATACCGATGAGCATGTAACATTTGCAGACGCACTCCTTTCAAAGCGTTATCGCAAAGCACAAAACGACTTCCTCAATCAGGTTGACAGGCTTATCGATTGGCGTCCGATCAGGACGCTGATCAACAAGAAATACACGAAGCGACAAAATGCCATCGGCGCCCCGGCTTATGACGTGATTCTCTTATTCAAGATGTTGCTTTTGGAGACATGGTACAACCTCAGTGATTGTGCTTTGGAGGAGCGCATCAATGATTCAATCACCTTTTCCCGATTCTTGGGACTGAAGATGGAAGAGGTATCTCCCGACCACAGCACCATCAGTCGATTTCGTTCGGCACTGACAGAGTTGGGTCTCATGGACAAACTATTGGCGCAGTTTAACAAACAACTTTCGCGCCATCACATTTCGGTCAGGGAAGGGGTGCTTGTCGATGCAAGCCTTGTGGAGACGCCACATAAACCCAACGGAACCATTACGATTGAAGTCGCAGACGACAGAGAAGACAATCGGAGCGAGGAGGAAAAAGAGGCAGAGGAGGATTATCAAAAACAGGTTGTCCGTCAGCGTAAAGGGACGGATGAAGAAGCCCGTTGGGTGTACAAACAAAAGCGTTATCACTACGGATACAAAAAGCATTGTCTGACCAATGTTCAAGGCATTGTTCAAAAGGTGATAACGACTGCAGCGAACCGCAGTGACACGAAGGAGTTTATTCCGCTATTGCAGGGTGCAAACATACCTCAAGGTACAGCCGTCTTGGCGGACAAAGGATATGCTTGCGGGGAAAATCGTTCCTACCTGCAAACCCATCACCTTCAAGACGGCATCATGCACAAGGCACAACGCAACAGGGCATTGACCGAGGAAGAGAAGCAACGAAACAAAGCAATCGGTCCGATACGGAGCACCATCGAACGCACCTTTGGCAGTATTCGCCGGTGGTTTCATGGCGGACGATGTCGATACCGGGGACTTGCCAAGACCCATACTCAAAACGTTCTTGAAAGCATCGCCTTTAATTTATACAGAACCCCGGGGATAATTATGTCCTCATCCGTAGGATAA
- a CDS encoding IS982 family transposase, which produces MTILILFHLSRYRDLKAFYLQYITHSCRSEFPHLVSYNRFVELQSRVGFKLIAFLNMCCLGQCTGISFIDSTPLKACHIKRAHGHRTMRGWAQKGKSTMGWFYGFKLHIVINDRGEIINYQITPGNCDDREPLKDGTFTKNLFGKLIADRGYISQNLFDRLFVDDIHMITKRQFDLSEHTIKITSSCKSYSFVILRLHNDREEGAASKSLGFRCR; this is translated from the coding sequence ATGACCATCCTGATCCTTTTTCATCTGTCAAGATACCGAGATTTGAAAGCTTTTTATCTTCAATACATCACCCATTCTTGTCGATCCGAGTTCCCACATCTTGTCTCTTATAATCGCTTTGTGGAGCTGCAAAGCAGGGTAGGTTTCAAGCTGATAGCATTTCTCAATATGTGTTGTTTGGGTCAATGTACAGGCATCTCTTTCATCGATTCCACCCCACTGAAGGCTTGTCATATCAAACGAGCTCATGGGCATAGGACAATGAGGGGATGGGCTCAAAAAGGCAAAAGCACCATGGGTTGGTTTTATGGATTCAAACTACATATTGTTATCAACGACAGGGGTGAAATCATCAACTATCAAATCACACCGGGCAATTGTGATGACAGAGAACCTCTGAAAGACGGAACATTCACCAAGAATCTTTTTGGCAAACTCATTGCCGATAGAGGCTACATTTCCCAAAACCTTTTTGACCGGCTCTTTGTCGATGACATCCACATGATAACCAAACGCCAGTTCGATCTAAGCGAACATACCATAAAAATAACAAGTAGCTGTAAATCATACTCTTTTGTGATTCTCCGGCTGCATAATGATCGGGAAGAAGGGGCGGCTTCTAAGTCATTGGGCTTCAGATGTAGATAA
- the traM gene encoding conjugative transposon protein TraM — protein MQRSHEKEMMEQKEQERSRAMQSLSSMFGEMTGGQPEQSSEELALKTDLSERDNGFGSRTTAPQEGFHASASAYQDINRTLGSFYEIPREDPEKEEMRTRLKELESRMSNEQQSPAITVNDQMALLEKSYQLAAKYMPAGGKGQSVPAALPSTSGSETASERKVVSSGRNGKAIAFPVRQVSGQIVSALAQPMSDSTFRSEYVKERNYMFHTAIGTAPLTEKNTISACVHTRQTVTDGQTVRFRLLEPMLVSGKEIPRNSSLVGVAKIQGERLNVLISSLEYHGNIIPVELAVYDTDGQAGIFIPGSMERSAAKEIVAGMGTSAGSSMNISTDAGAQLAADLGKGLIQGTSQYFSKKMRSVKVHLKAGYKVLIYQSENK, from the coding sequence GTGCAAAGGTCTCATGAAAAGGAGATGATGGAACAGAAGGAGCAGGAACGAAGTCGTGCCATGCAAAGCCTCAGTTCCATGTTCGGGGAAATGACAGGAGGACAACCGGAGCAGAGTTCCGAAGAGTTGGCATTAAAGACGGATTTGTCGGAAAGAGACAACGGCTTCGGCTCTCGCACTACTGCTCCGCAAGAGGGATTCCATGCTTCGGCTTCCGCTTATCAAGACATCAACCGCACGCTCGGCAGTTTCTATGAGATACCGAGAGAAGATCCGGAAAAGGAGGAAATGCGTACCCGTTTGAAGGAGTTGGAAAGTCGTATGAGTAATGAACAACAGTCGCCCGCTATAACCGTGAACGACCAGATGGCTCTGCTTGAAAAATCCTATCAGCTGGCAGCCAAGTATATGCCTGCAGGAGGCAAGGGGCAATCCGTTCCCGCTGCTCTTCCTTCGACTTCGGGGAGTGAGACGGCTTCCGAAAGGAAAGTGGTCTCTTCCGGTCGCAATGGAAAGGCGATAGCGTTTCCTGTCAGGCAGGTGAGCGGTCAAATAGTGTCGGCTCTGGCACAGCCGATGAGCGACTCGACTTTCCGCTCCGAATATGTCAAGGAGAGAAACTATATGTTCCATACCGCCATCGGAACAGCCCCGCTGACGGAGAAGAATACCATCTCCGCCTGTGTGCATACCCGGCAGACGGTTACGGACGGGCAAACGGTACGTTTCCGTCTCTTGGAACCGATGCTGGTATCCGGCAAGGAAATCCCTCGGAACTCCTCGTTGGTCGGCGTGGCGAAGATACAGGGCGAACGCCTGAACGTACTCATCTCTTCGCTGGAATATCACGGGAACATCATCCCCGTGGAATTGGCGGTGTACGATACGGACGGACAAGCAGGGATATTCATCCCCGGCTCGATGGAACGCAGTGCCGCCAAGGAGATTGTCGCAGGAATGGGTACTTCCGCAGGCAGTAGTATGAACATCTCCACCGATGCGGGGGCTCAGCTTGCCGCCGACTTGGGCAAGGGGCTGATACAAGGCACTTCGCAGTATTTCTCAAAGAAAATGCGCTCCGTCAAGGTACATCTCAAAGCAGGATACAAGGTATTGATCTACCAATCTGAAAACAAGTAA
- the traN gene encoding conjugative transposon protein TraN, translated as MKRTVLAIALMLGAVCANAQETTSSGDLYQGLTRKIAFERMIPPHGLEITYDKTVHIIFPSAVRYVDLGSPNLIAGKADGAENVIRVKATVKDFHEETNMSVITEDGAFYTFNVKYANEPLLLNVEMADFIHDGESVNRPNNAMEVYLKELGSESPMLVRLIMKSIHKEDRRAVKHIGSKSFGIQYLLKGLYSHNGLLYFHTELRNKSNVPFDIDFITFKIVDKKVAKQTAMQEQVLLPLRAYNYITCVAGQKSERTVFTLQKFTIPDDKHLIVEMHEKNGGRHQSFVVENEDLVRAREINELKVK; from the coding sequence ATGAAAAGAACAGTTTTAGCCATCGCCCTGATGCTGGGCGCAGTCTGTGCCAACGCACAGGAAACAACTTCAAGCGGAGACCTCTATCAGGGGCTGACCCGCAAAATTGCCTTTGAGCGGATGATACCACCCCACGGCTTGGAAATTACCTACGATAAGACGGTGCACATCATCTTCCCCTCTGCCGTGCGCTATGTGGATCTGGGTTCGCCCAACCTCATTGCAGGGAAGGCGGACGGGGCGGAAAACGTCATCCGTGTGAAGGCGACGGTCAAGGACTTCCACGAAGAGACGAACATGAGCGTCATCACCGAAGACGGTGCATTTTACACCTTTAATGTCAAGTATGCCAACGAGCCGCTGTTACTCAATGTGGAAATGGCGGACTTCATCCACGATGGGGAGAGCGTAAACCGTCCGAACAACGCCATGGAGGTCTATCTCAAGGAACTCGGAAGCGAAAGCCCGATGCTGGTAAGGCTCATCATGAAATCCATTCACAAGGAGGACAGGCGGGCGGTGAAGCACATCGGCAGCAAGTCCTTCGGTATTCAGTACCTGCTCAAAGGGTTGTATTCGCACAACGGACTGCTGTACTTCCATACGGAACTGCGCAACAAGTCCAACGTGCCGTTCGACATCGACTTCATCACGTTCAAAATCGTGGACAAGAAGGTTGCCAAGCAGACCGCCATGCAGGAGCAGGTACTGCTTCCGCTGCGTGCCTACAACTACATCACCTGCGTGGCGGGGCAGAAGAGCGAACGCACGGTATTCACCCTGCAAAAGTTCACCATCCCCGATGACAAGCATCTCATTGTGGAGATGCACGAGAAGAACGGTGGAAGACACCAATCCTTTGTCGTGGAGAATGAAGACCTTGTGCGTGCGAGGGAAATCAACGAACTCAAAGTGAAGTGA